One Streptomyces sp. NBC_00223 genomic window carries:
- a CDS encoding Fur family transcriptional regulator, with amino-acid sequence MSDLLERLRGRGWRLTAQRRVVAEVLDGDHVHLTADEVHARAIERLPEISRATVYNTLGEMVTIGEIIEVATDGRAKRYDPNAHHPHQHLVCSRCGTIRDVHPHGDPLAALPPGERFGFSVSAVEVTYRGLCPDCT; translated from the coding sequence ATGAGCGACCTGCTGGAACGACTGCGCGGACGAGGCTGGCGACTGACCGCCCAGCGACGTGTCGTGGCCGAGGTCCTCGACGGCGACCATGTACATCTCACCGCCGACGAGGTGCATGCGCGAGCCATCGAACGGCTCCCGGAGATCTCCCGGGCGACCGTGTACAACACCCTGGGCGAGATGGTCACCATCGGGGAGATCATCGAGGTCGCCACCGACGGCCGCGCCAAGCGGTACGACCCCAACGCCCATCATCCGCACCAGCACTTGGTCTGCTCCCGCTGCGGCACGATCCGCGATGTGCACCCGCACGGGGACCCGCTGGCCGCGCTCCCGCCGGGCGAGCGGTTCGGCTTCTCCGTCTCCGCGGTGGAGGTCACCTACCGCGGTCTGTGCCCGGACTGTACGTAG
- a CDS encoding catalase produces the protein MTVQETGPLTTEAGAPVADNQNSETAGLGGPVLVQSQHLLEKLAHFNRERIPERIVHARGAGAYGTFTVTHDVSRWTRAKFLSQVGKETETFARFSTVAGNLGSADAVRDPRGFALKFYTEEGNYDLVGNNTPVFFIKDALKFPDFIHTQKRDPYTGSQEADNVWDFWGLSPEATHQVTWLFGDRGIPASYRHMHGFGSHTYQWSNEAGEAFWVKYHFSTDQGIRNLTSEEAALLAGTDPDSHQRDLRQAIEGGDFPSWTVSVQVMPVAEAATYRFNPFDLTKVWPHADYPLHEIGKLELNRNPENIFAEVEQSIFSPAHFVPGIGPSPDKMLQGRLFAYGDAHRYRVGINADHLPVNRPHATEARTHSRDGFLYDGRHKGAKNYEPNSFGGPNEIGRPLWESVAVTGATGYSEAPSHAEDNDFVQAGDLYRLMSESEKARLVDNLAGFIAQVTREDIVERAIDNFRQADADYGKRLEVAVQALRA, from the coding sequence GTGACTGTTCAGGAAACGGGTCCGCTGACGACGGAGGCCGGCGCGCCGGTCGCGGACAACCAGAACAGCGAGACAGCTGGGCTCGGCGGTCCGGTTCTCGTTCAGAGCCAGCACCTGCTGGAGAAGCTCGCCCACTTCAACCGTGAGCGCATCCCGGAGCGCATCGTGCACGCCCGCGGCGCCGGTGCGTACGGCACGTTCACCGTCACGCACGACGTGTCGCGGTGGACCCGGGCGAAGTTCCTCTCGCAGGTCGGCAAGGAGACCGAGACGTTCGCGCGTTTCTCCACGGTGGCGGGCAACCTCGGCTCGGCCGACGCGGTGCGCGACCCCCGCGGTTTCGCGCTCAAGTTCTACACCGAGGAGGGCAATTACGACCTCGTCGGCAACAACACCCCGGTGTTCTTCATCAAGGACGCCCTGAAGTTCCCCGACTTCATCCACACCCAGAAGCGCGACCCGTACACCGGCTCGCAGGAGGCCGACAACGTCTGGGACTTCTGGGGCCTGAGCCCCGAGGCGACCCACCAGGTCACCTGGCTGTTCGGCGACCGCGGCATCCCCGCGTCCTACCGCCACATGCACGGCTTCGGCTCGCACACGTACCAGTGGAGCAACGAGGCGGGCGAGGCGTTCTGGGTCAAGTACCACTTCTCGACCGACCAGGGCATCAGGAACCTGACCTCCGAGGAGGCCGCGCTGCTGGCCGGCACCGACCCGGACTCGCACCAGCGCGACCTGCGCCAGGCCATCGAGGGCGGTGACTTCCCGAGCTGGACGGTGTCGGTGCAGGTGATGCCGGTGGCCGAGGCGGCGACCTACCGCTTCAACCCGTTCGACCTCACCAAGGTGTGGCCGCACGCGGACTACCCGCTGCACGAGATCGGCAAGCTGGAGCTCAACCGCAACCCGGAGAACATCTTCGCCGAGGTCGAGCAGTCCATCTTCTCCCCGGCGCACTTCGTGCCCGGCATCGGCCCGTCCCCGGACAAGATGCTCCAGGGCCGGCTCTTCGCCTACGGCGACGCCCACCGCTACCGCGTCGGCATCAACGCCGACCACCTGCCGGTGAACCGCCCGCACGCCACCGAGGCGCGCACCCACTCCCGTGACGGCTTCCTGTACGACGGCCGGCACAAGGGCGCGAAGAACTACGAGCCCAACAGCTTCGGCGGCCCGAACGAGATCGGCCGTCCGCTGTGGGAGTCCGTCGCGGTGACCGGCGCGACCGGCTACAGCGAGGCGCCCTCGCACGCCGAGGACAACGACTTCGTGCAGGCCGGCGACCTCTACCGGCTGATGTCGGAGAGCGAGAAGGCGCGCCTGGTCGACAACCTCGCGGGCTTCATCGCCCAGGTCACGCGCGAGGACATCGTGGAGCGCGCGATCGACAACTTCCGCCAGGCGGACGCCGACTACGGCAAGCGGCTGGAGGTCGCGGTCCAGGCCCTCCGCGCCTGA
- a CDS encoding CBS domain-containing protein: MLVSDAMSTVVLTIGPAHTLRQAARLMSARRVGAAIVFDPDTFGLGILTERDVLDAIGAGLDPDHECAHDHTTTDVVFAAPQWTLEDAAAAMLRGSFRHLIVLDGHDPAGVVSVRDILRCWAPVKTAVSV; encoded by the coding sequence ATGCTGGTCAGCGACGCGATGAGCACGGTGGTTCTCACCATCGGCCCCGCACACACCCTCCGTCAGGCCGCCCGGCTGATGTCCGCCCGCCGGGTGGGCGCGGCGATCGTCTTCGACCCCGACACCTTCGGCCTCGGAATCCTCACCGAGCGTGATGTTCTCGACGCCATCGGTGCGGGTCTCGATCCCGACCACGAATGCGCCCACGACCACACCACGACCGATGTCGTCTTCGCCGCCCCGCAGTGGACCCTGGAGGACGCGGCGGCCGCCATGCTGCGCGGCAGCTTCCGCCACCTCATCGTGCTGGACGGCCACGACCCGGCCGGGGTCGTCTCCGTCCGCGACATCCTGCGCTGCTGGGCGCCGGTGAAGACCGCGGTCTCCGTCTAG
- the hisN gene encoding histidinol-phosphatase translates to MPDYNDDLRLAHVLADAADAATMARFKALDLKVETKPDLTPVTEADRAAEELIRGQLSRARPRDAVLGEEYGSQGGGPRRWIVDPIDGTKNYVRGVPVWATLIALMVRGEGGDEGVVGVVSAPALGRRWWAAKGGGAYTGRSLSSATRLHVSRVSRLEDSSFAYSSLSGWEEQGRLDGFLHLSRNCWRTRGYGDFWPYMMVAEGSVDICAEPELSMWDMAANDVIVREAGGRFTSLEGEPGPFGGNAAASNGLLHEELLGYLGRA, encoded by the coding sequence ATGCCCGACTACAACGACGACCTGCGTCTGGCCCATGTACTGGCCGACGCCGCCGACGCCGCGACCATGGCCCGCTTCAAGGCGCTCGACCTGAAGGTCGAGACCAAGCCCGATCTGACCCCGGTCACCGAGGCGGACCGGGCCGCGGAGGAGCTGATCCGCGGTCAGCTCAGCCGGGCCAGGCCGCGGGACGCGGTGCTGGGCGAGGAGTACGGCAGCCAGGGCGGCGGGCCGCGGCGCTGGATCGTCGACCCGATCGACGGCACCAAGAACTATGTGCGCGGGGTGCCGGTCTGGGCCACGCTGATCGCCCTGATGGTGCGGGGCGAGGGCGGCGACGAGGGCGTGGTCGGCGTGGTCTCCGCGCCCGCGCTCGGCCGGCGCTGGTGGGCGGCGAAGGGCGGCGGCGCGTACACCGGCCGCAGTCTGTCCTCGGCGACCCGGCTGCACGTGTCGCGGGTGAGCCGGCTGGAGGACTCGTCCTTCGCGTACTCCTCGCTGAGCGGCTGGGAGGAGCAGGGACGGCTCGACGGCTTTCTGCACCTGTCCCGCAACTGCTGGCGGACCCGCGGCTACGGCGACTTCTGGCCGTACATGATGGTCGCCGAGGGGTCGGTGGACATCTGCGCGGAGCCCGAGCTGAGCATGTGGGACATGGCGGCGAACGATGTGATCGTCCGCGAGGCGGGCGGCCGCTTCACCTCGCTGGAGGGCGAGCCGGGGCCGTTCGGCGGGAACGCGGCGGCGTCCAACGGACTGCTGCACGAGGAACTGCTGGGGTACCTCGGCCGGGCGTAG
- a CDS encoding TetR/AcrR family transcriptional regulator, with the protein MVEVAAAAGVSRQTLYNEFSSKEGLARALFRRETDAYLLGVERVLAHAERGGCDAGECFAAAAGWTLRSARRSPLVRAGLISGGRGDRPPPVDLVNGLHLRTVDALVRGFPRLHPEDIVWACEAALRLTLSYVIAPAPSDEDACLRVAQLVRSLLSWPSG; encoded by the coding sequence ATGGTCGAAGTGGCCGCGGCGGCCGGGGTGTCACGACAGACCCTCTACAACGAGTTCAGCAGCAAGGAGGGGCTGGCCCGCGCGCTGTTCCGGCGCGAGACCGACGCGTACCTCCTCGGCGTGGAACGCGTGCTGGCGCACGCCGAGCGCGGGGGCTGCGACGCGGGGGAGTGCTTCGCCGCGGCGGCCGGCTGGACGCTGCGCAGCGCCCGTCGCAGCCCGCTGGTACGGGCCGGGCTGATCAGTGGCGGGCGCGGCGACCGCCCGCCGCCGGTCGACCTGGTCAACGGGCTGCATCTGCGGACGGTCGACGCGCTGGTCCGCGGCTTCCCCCGGCTGCATCCCGAGGACATCGTGTGGGCCTGCGAGGCCGCGCTGCGGCTGACCCTGTCCTACGTCATCGCCCCGGCGCCCAGCGATGAGGACGCCTGTCTACGGGTGGCGCAGCTGGTCCGCAGCCTGCTGTCGTGGCCCTCCGGGTGA